The genomic segment CCCTATAAATAGGATACAGAACTTGAAGACCCAACATGCCAACACAAGCTATAAAACCTAGCTCTAGCTATATATCATCATACACCAAAATGGCTTGTGAGAAAAACCACATTCAGTGTTCCAGCAAAGTTGGGATCATTGGAGCAGGAATTAGCGGCATTGCTGCCGCTAAACAGCTTCGACATTACAGTCCACTGGTCTTTGAGGCCTCTAATTCAATTGGGGGTGTCTGGAAACATTGTTCTTTTAGTTCTACTAAACTCCAAACACCTCGATGTGATTTCGAGTTTTCAGATTACCCTTGGCCCGAGAGGGATAATGCGAGTTTTCCTTCTCATGTCCAAGTTTTGGAATACTTGCACAACTATGCTACACATTTCGATGTGTTGAAATATGTCAAGTTCAACTCCAAGGTGGTGGAGATTCGGTACGTTGGTGACCGAACCAGCCAACTTGACATGAAACCAAAAGAGTATGGATCCTTGCTGAATGGCTATCCTGCTTGGGAGGTAGCTGTAGAGACTAACCAGTCCACGAAGGTTCAGGTTATTTTAATTCTCTATCAGctactacatatatatatatatatatacgtgCTTTAAAGAGTGTGCGTGTGCTTTGCTAATCGTCGCTCCCTtctatttttctagttaatatAATTATAGAAAGGTTGGAGTTCAAGACATCGTAAGAGATATAAGCAGTACCCACATCAATTTAGAGATTTATGCCTAATGAGTATTAGAACTCGATcggccatatatatatatatatatatatatatatatatatatatatatatgtatgtatgtatgtatgtattccttatttattgatattttttagtttttttaatcatgtttaattAATTGCTTGATTATGTAGCCAAGATTCTTTCCTTGACTTCCCAAattgtgagatttgaaatctAATTATCTCTTagaacaaaatcaaataattcaattaattgaattattgcTAGCTAGCTCTCAAAATGTTAGCTATTATTCAAATATATGTTatgtaataaatataaaaaagtcttGAATTTGTTGCTTActtctcaaaaagaaaagagaaaaaggccGTCTTGAATGTTACGACTTTTAATTCACTGAAGCTAAGAAAAGTTGAGATATCTCATGCACTCTAATATTGGAAAGTGGTTAATCAATAAATTGTGAAAGTTATATCATGATGTTCTGACTTATGGAATATATACATATAGTGGTATGCTTTCGAGTTTCTCGTCGTATGCATTGGAAAGTATGGAGACTTGCCAAGAATGCCAGTATTTCCACCCCATCAAGGCGAAGAAGCATTTCTCGGCAAAGTCCTGCACGCTCTGGATTATGCTAAGCTCGACAAAGATGCTGCTCATAAGCTTCTCAAAGGAAAAAAGGTTGCCGTTGTTGGCTACAAGAAATCAGCTCTTGATTTAGCTGTGGAGTGTGCAGCTGCAAACCAAGGTATGTCTATCAATCTCTATGACCACCTGTTAATATATCGGAATTGGTCCTTATAAACGAGAAATTTCATGGTTATTTACTTTTGGGTtcgctttaaaaaaaatactactaaaaaaagagattttagataattattttttatgaatcataattaaattttactttttttctctttgtgtttggtatttttacatggatataaaaaataactaataaaatatctattattAATTACTATTTGGGTATCGTGAgactgaaaacaaaaaataataatttcatgattaattttcttttgtttttttttgtttttgggtaaTAATAGGGGCATGACGCCATATTTTCTTCTGTTAATTAGACTGAGAAGAGCAGTCAAAATGGCCATAAAGTGGGAAGTTTGACTTCCTTGACTTAAGGAACAAATTGCccatcttttatatatttatataggcaGTTCGTACGTTGGTCATTTGGGTAGAGAGAGGGAGTGAGTCTCCTCATTTACTAATTCCCAAGGAAATTAATGCAATTAGGTGGTAAATAAATACTGTATGTGACGTGTAATTGGTTTTGTTGTTTCGTTGAAGGGCCAGAAGGACAGCCGTGCACAATGGTGATAAGGACTTTACATTGGACTGTTCCTTCATACTGGATTTGGGGCTtgccatttttcttgtttttttcaacaAGGTCCTCTCAATTCCTCCATGAAAGGCCACACCAAACCTTGTTCAAGACCCTTCTGTGCCTTCTTCTATCTCCCATGGTATTTATATTCTGATCAATTTTAGTTTCTCCCTTCCAATATTAATGACGACAATATATAATACATACTATGATTGTTTATGGTAatcaaatatcatatttatccttaattaatttcttgagcAGAGAAGAGGAATTTCCAAGTTCATAGAGTCTTATTTGGCGTGGAAGCTTCCCCTTGCGAAGTATGGGTTGAAACCAGACCACCCATTCGTGGAGGGTTATGCATCTTGCCAAATGGCTATCTTGCCTGAAAATTTCTTTGAAGAGGCAGACAAGGGAAATATACTGTTCAAAAGAGCATCAAAGTGGTGGTTTTGGAGTCGAGGAATTGAATTTGAAGATAAAACCAGATTAGAGGCTGATGTTGTGCTTCTTGCCACTGGTtatgaaggaaaaaagaagctCCAAGATTTATTACCAGAACCCTTTTCCAGTCTTGTTGTAGACTCTTCTGGGATCATGCCCTTGTACAGGTAAATCAATGTAAAATGATTTCACACTCAATATTTTCTAGAAAATGATGATACATGAGCCTGATTAAATGGATAATACATATCTGGCAGGGGCACGATTCATCCATTGATTCCTAACATGGCTTTCGTGGGATATATTGAAAGTGTATCGAACCTGCACACCGCAGAGCTGCGATGCATTTGGCTAGCTAGACTAGCAGATGAGAAATTCAAGCTTCCAGGCATTGAAAAGATGCTTGAACAAACAAATGAAGAGATACAAGTCATGAAGAGGACTACCAGATTTTACAAGAGGCATTGCATTTCCACTTTCAGTATCAACCACAGTGATGATATCTGTGAAGAGATGGGATGGAATTCTTGGAGGAAGAAGAATTGGTTCTCGGAAGCTTTCAGCCCTTATAACAGCCAAGACTacgaagaaaacaaagaaaattagcagcatcataatccatatgtctagattaataaaaataaaaataattatagtatCATAATCCATATTCTGTGGTCAGACATGCTCTAGTAAGAAAATATAGTATGATGGAATTACTTGTGTGTACTCTTGGGAAAGTGGAAGCTATGATCCACGTACGTCCTTGAGCTTCCTGTAACTTgattgataaatgataaaataaggtGTTGTTGTAATTAATTCTTCAGAATGATTATTAATAAAGTATCCGTTGTATAATGGTACACACTGCTCCTTGTTCTAACCACGGTTATTAAATCATTTTCTGAACATGGTCAGGtgttaaaaaaacaagctaATATGGAGTTTTCATCCCGGTAACTTGGAAAGTGAATTTATAATTGGATTAATCCggttaaaatgtattttttaaaaaaaataatattattttaatttaaaaaataaaataatagtatatttcttagtttatatcttaattttttaaactaaatgaTAAATTAGACCGAGTTTAATTTCTATCTTGCTGAGGATTACACTTTATTACGAGTCTTTTGTTAACATTGCATTTCGCATTCTATATTTCAAAGTTACTAGTGATCATAGATTGAAGAGCATCCACCAGACATACCTAGGCTGCAAGCACAAATCGGTGGAACTCAGTGAAATCTACCAGTGAAGAAAACGTCGTCTCCAACaatttattgttgttgaatTTACAGCGGAGGATCGAATTTCCTCCTCTTCGTTTAGAACTGGCAACCACTTCGCTATTGTTAATTTATGAGCCATTTCCACCTGCTTgcttttgttgacttttttctGAGCTTGCGACACTGCTTGTGACATTTTTGTCATCTTGCGGTCTTGCTCTTTCTTAGCACTTGACAATGCTAATCTGAACTCCTCCTCCTGCAATTCCTCGAAAACATGTTGTTGTATCTGGGTTAGCAGGTcgtctctttctcttcttactATAGCTAGGGGTTGTTCTTGAGTAATTAAGTCAGAACCTAATTTCCTTCTCTTTACACTTAGATCCTCAGAATCCAATTCCTGTTACATCTCAGGCATTTCCTACACATTACTTGCTCATGGTTTGAGTCGTTGTCATTCTTTGGTTTGAGTCGTTGTCGTTCTTGGCTCCTCATCTGTCTAGTCAATTGTTTGGGGTACTTTAGCATATAGAGACCTTAATTAGAGAGGCATCATTTGCTCCATGGTTTTGTggggacaaaaaacaaagaagactgCTTGCACACTCAGGATTTAGGTTGCCTATTGACGAAGGGTTGTTCCTATGTAAATTCTTGATTTCTCGTAAATGTCTTTTTCTTCGTAGGGATGACTTGCAGCGCTTACCCAAGtagatttgtaattttcgcTACCTCTCTTCTTAAATTGTCAATTTTTCTCTAAGGATTCATTTCTAACTGGGcccttttttcatgtttaatttgCTTCTCTCTGAGTCTTGTGTTGTAGAGTCTGAGAGGGAATTGGATTCAGGAGGGATATTTATTCTACATTCTACTACTGGAGAAATATGCAAAGAAAATAAGTAGAAGATGCAAGAATGCATGATGATGGGTGCTAAAATGATTGTATTGGATATGGATTTTGTCTGATTCTGCCATGGTATACGGATCGAACTGGGATCTGGTAAACTGCCTTGTAGATCCATATAATTAAGATTGAACCTTTAACGTGTATTAATCCATCCATTTTGAgaacaaaattaaagattttcattcaattaaaaTGTGGGAAATAGCTTAACACACACATTATCCATACATTTTATGGAGTTAGTTTAAGACTCCCTTCATCCGAAATATGGAATCATCACTTCAAGCCTTAACCCATATCACTTGAGAAGAAAACTTTAAAATTCTATTCATTTGAAAATTAGGTAATTTACATATTCTCCAACATCAaaccattaaaatttaattaattcatccattttgagaataaaaattcaaaatttccatttaataaaaaatgtggGAAATGTGTTGATGTATTATCCTTGCATTACATTATGGGCAGGTAGTTTAGAAATTCCattcatctaaaaatataaaaatagcttAAATGCATTAACTCatacatatcaaaaatataattttaaaattttgattcaaccaaaaataaaaaaatatatatccaaaataatttattaattcatcaTACAAATTAACATGAGTATGAGTGTAAATTGTGGCATGTTCTTAAGTAGATCTTGATTGTCTTGTTATTTATCTCATGAAATTTCATACACGTCGAGCTTGTTCAATGATATTATAAGGAGACATTTTAGAGGAAGGTTCTAGCCATTACGAgcgtgtttggaagtgtggttgcgggtgcttttcaaataacttttcgtgtcaaaatgcatatcaatgatgttttttcattttaaaaaaattatttttgacatcagcatatcaaaacgatccaaaacgtataaactatattaaattttaacaaaaaaaattcaatttttttaaaaatacagctacaaccgcgtttccaaacgcgTCCTACGTGTAGGTAGGTTAGGTAGTAATCATGACTTTATAAACTTTCAATAAAAATCGAGGTTTCATGAGTTCTTGTCCACAATGAAACCCACTAGGACACCACTAATTTTCTTATTGTTAGCTTAAGGCAATATGTGTGCAAAAAAAAATGGGTATAGAAATTCATATCCAGACGAAGCAAACATGAAatgcattcaaaacaaaataattgtatgaaaaattcaaaaataaaataatgacatattaaataatttagaaaaaaatacaagtaaataTTCAGCACATAAAGCACAAAACATACATTATAACGGaatcaaacaaataaagtttagtCCTGAAAATTCCTAGTAGAGTTATAATAATGCCTCTTAGTAAAGTAGaggtaaaatagaaaataaggaTATCGTAGTGTCACGGAGTCATCATCATGTCAAATATTCTCTTCCTTCCAAGCTTactaatttttgcattttcaaaaaaaaatcttgtatttggAGTCCTTAACCAATTCTAAACCGCTGGTTATCGAAATCAACGGTGCATGATCCCTCCAATTTTAGGAAATTACGTGGTCGTCACGTAATCACCGCCTCGACAAGTCCGCTCAACCTAACCGTTTCTTCTTAAGATCGCAAGAATCGCTCCTTAATTCCGttgtataatatttatatacaaaGAAGAGCAAGCACCTCACTCACCATCACACTACActccatttcttcttcatcatcatcatcatcataatggCCAAGATTAAGATCGGTATCAACGGTGAGCGATTTTTCAACGTCGTCGTCGTTgtgtttagtgtttttattttgttttttaaaatcaaattaaatgtaGGTTTTGGAAGGATCGGGCGTTTGGTGGCGAGAGTTGCTTTGCAGAGAGATGATGTTGAGCTTGTCGCTGTCAACGATCCTTTTATCACCACTGATTACATGGCActtactctcttttttattttacttgagcTTTCGTTTTCTGGCTCTTTTGAAATCTAACATCCTGAATGACATGTCGTCTGATCCGCTAATATATATTACGCTGGCTGTGTTTTTGTAGACCTACATGTTCAAATATGACACTGTTCATGGGCAATGGAAGCACGGAGATATCAAGGTCAAGGATGAGAAGACTCTTCTTTTTGGTGACAAGCCAGTCGCTGTTTTTGGTGTCAGGTGTGACtaactctttctttcttttttttaagaatttgttAATCAAAGTACTTATATTACGAGGtggtttgatgttttgtttctaCTTGTAATTAGAAACCCAGAGGAGATTCCATGGGGCGCTGCTGGTGCTGATTTTGTTGTTGAGTCCACTGGTGTTTTCACTGACAAGGACAAAGCTGCTGCTCATTTGAAGGTGTttgatattttctattttcatattttacgaTATGGGTATCTGGATAATAAAGATTATACTCTgcttgggtttttattttttgaaatgcaCTATTTCTAGATAGTTTCCTTCAAATCTTGAACTATGTTTTCAATC from the Populus nigra chromosome 1, ddPopNigr1.1, whole genome shotgun sequence genome contains:
- the LOC133697500 gene encoding probable flavin-containing monooxygenase 1 isoform X1; translation: MACEKNHIQCSSKVGIIGAGISGIAAAKQLRHYSPLVFEASNSIGGVWKHCSFSSTKLQTPRCDFEFSDYPWPERDNASFPSHVQVLEYLHNYATHFDVLKYVKFNSKVVEIRYVGDRTSQLDMKPKEYGSLLNGYPAWEVAVETNQSTKVQWYAFEFLVVCIGKYGDLPRMPVFPPHQGEEAFLGKVLHALDYAKLDKDAAHKLLKGKKVAVVGYKKSALDLAVECAAANQGPEGQPCTMVIRTLHWTVPSYWIWGLPFFLFFSTRSSQFLHERPHQTLFKTLLCLLLSPMRRGISKFIESYLAWKLPLAKYGLKPDHPFVEGYASCQMAILPENFFEEADKGNILFKRASKWWFWSRGIEFEDKTRLEADVVLLATGYEGKKKLQDLLPEPFSSLVVDSSGIMPLYRGTIHPLIPNMAFVGYIESVSNLHTAELRCIWLARLADEKFKLPGIEKMLEQTNEEIQVMKRTTRFYKRHCISTFSINHSDDICEEMGWNSWRKKNWFSEAFSPYNSQDYEENKEN
- the LOC133697500 gene encoding probable flavin-containing monooxygenase 1 isoform X2, with the translated sequence MACEKNHIQCSSKVGIIGAGISGIAAAKQLRHYSPLVFEASNSIGGVWKHCSFSSTKLQTPRCDFEFSDYPWPERDNASFPSHVQVLEYLHNYATHFDVLKYVKFNSKVVEIRYVGDRTSQLDMKPKEYGSLLNGYPAWEVAVETNQSTKWYAFEFLVVCIGKYGDLPRMPVFPPHQGEEAFLGKVLHALDYAKLDKDAAHKLLKGKKVAVVGYKKSALDLAVECAAANQGPEGQPCTMVIRTLHWTVPSYWIWGLPFFLFFSTRSSQFLHERPHQTLFKTLLCLLLSPMRRGISKFIESYLAWKLPLAKYGLKPDHPFVEGYASCQMAILPENFFEEADKGNILFKRASKWWFWSRGIEFEDKTRLEADVVLLATGYEGKKKLQDLLPEPFSSLVVDSSGIMPLYRGTIHPLIPNMAFVGYIESVSNLHTAELRCIWLARLADEKFKLPGIEKMLEQTNEEIQVMKRTTRFYKRHCISTFSINHSDDICEEMGWNSWRKKNWFSEAFSPYNSQDYEENKEN